Proteins encoded within one genomic window of Methanolacinia paynteri:
- a CDS encoding YIP1 family protein produces the protein MIGLIRSPEEIFRQVRSREVMDAVPVLLVSLAVFAFGSLFFLGMMASDASAYPYLSGLANMGTLIFVSVEMIIFGTVCAALTGVLLHFVSYYEGFDEDIGQALKVAAYSAAPYAVGGLIPFLGIIIAPFWSIYLQYTGMRETYYMESDQASVAVLVPAAVFVVLFIIMTMLGADNFSIFG, from the coding sequence ATCATTGGTCTCATCCGGTCTCCTGAGGAAATTTTCCGGCAGGTAAGGAGCAGGGAAGTAATGGATGCAGTTCCCGTTCTTCTTGTATCGCTTGCTGTATTTGCATTCGGCAGTCTATTCTTCCTTGGCATGATGGCATCCGATGCTTCTGCATATCCATATCTTTCCGGGCTTGCGAATATGGGGACACTCATATTCGTATCCGTGGAGATGATTATCTTCGGCACAGTCTGTGCAGCCCTGACAGGAGTCCTGTTGCACTTCGTTTCATATTACGAGGGATTCGATGAGGATATCGGCCAGGCTCTCAAGGTTGCGGCGTATTCTGCGGCTCCTTATGCGGTCGGAGGATTAATCCCTTTTTTGGGGATCATTATTGCACCGTTCTGGAGCATTTATCTTCAGTATACAGGGATGCGCGAGACCTATTACATGGAATCCGATCAGGCTTCTGTCGCCGTTTTGGTCCCTGCGGCGGTATTTGTAGTCCTCTTTATCATTATGACAATGCTTGGTGCGGACAATTTTTCGATATTCGGGTGA
- a CDS encoding PKD domain-containing protein: MRFIGQISILFFFMLVLLSIICMPASAGELVANDGLNVAASFSVVDYNEGSSDIGSNPLIVKFTDTSEKKSHTIKYWKWDLDGDGSYSDDHEVDDADDADTEHTYTSTGTYNVSLKVIDENGNYSISYKEIEVVASKYAPVAGFSVDDRYGSAPFTVSFEDASNESDYYDNRDIEDYYWEFYDEDNDDIDVITSTSKNPSIKFKEEGKYTVRHTVVDEEGVAGTIVEKDWITVTSDISASFSASPTTGIAPLAVTFTANPGDYDIDQYYWNFGDGKTSSVTSKTTSHTYNSAGSYSVTLTVYEGSNSYTTSSKTIAVNAKSTTPSVTYAVETTASVTTTATEVDLSSASPGTTIFGIPGTEYFRSEMGRFYNFYEEYRSIIAGFFGMS; this comes from the coding sequence ATGAGATTCATAGGACAGATCAGCATTCTGTTTTTTTTTATGCTGGTCTTATTATCAATAATCTGTATGCCCGCTTCAGCGGGGGAACTTGTTGCCAATGACGGTCTTAATGTCGCTGCATCTTTTTCTGTAGTAGATTACAACGAAGGTAGTTCTGATATAGGCAGTAATCCTCTTATTGTGAAGTTCACCGATACTTCAGAGAAGAAATCACATACGATAAAATACTGGAAGTGGGATCTTGACGGTGACGGCAGTTACAGTGATGATCATGAAGTAGACGACGCTGATGATGCCGATACCGAACATACCTACACCTCCACGGGTACATATAATGTATCCCTGAAAGTCATCGATGAAAACGGAAATTATTCCATATCTTATAAGGAGATCGAAGTAGTAGCCTCAAAGTATGCTCCTGTTGCCGGGTTTTCCGTAGATGACAGGTATGGCAGTGCTCCGTTCACCGTAAGTTTTGAAGATGCATCTAATGAGTCTGATTATTATGATAATCGTGATATCGAGGATTATTACTGGGAATTCTATGATGAAGACAATGACGATATCGACGTGATTACTTCCACCAGCAAAAATCCCTCTATTAAGTTCAAAGAAGAGGGAAAATACACGGTCAGGCACACTGTTGTCGATGAGGAAGGTGTTGCCGGTACAATAGTTGAAAAAGACTGGATTACGGTTACTTCCGATATCTCGGCATCGTTCTCCGCTTCACCTACGACTGGTATAGCTCCGCTGGCAGTAACCTTCACAGCAAATCCGGGAGATTACGATATTGATCAATATTACTGGAATTTTGGCGACGGGAAAACATCTTCTGTAACCAGTAAAACTACTTCTCATACCTATAATTCGGCCGGCTCATACTCTGTTACACTGACCGTCTATGAAGGTTCGAACTCCTATACTACTTCCAGCAAGACAATTGCCGTCAATGCGAAGTCCACGACTCCTTCGGTAACATACGCAGTAGAGACGACTGCGTCTGTAACCACAACAGCCACTGAAGTAGACCTGAGCAGTGCTTCTCCCGGCACAACGATATTCGGAATTCCGGGCACCGAGTATTTCAGGAGCGAGATGGGGCGGTTCTATAACTTTTATGAGGAATACAGATCCATCATCGCCGGATTCTTCGGGATGAGCTGA